The proteins below come from a single Loxodonta africana isolate mLoxAfr1 chromosome 20, mLoxAfr1.hap2, whole genome shotgun sequence genomic window:
- the AVPR1B gene encoding vasopressin V1b receptor: protein MDSGPPWATTSSTLGGTSSVPNATTPWLGRDEELAKVEIAVLATVLVLATGGNLAVLLTLGQPGRKRSRMHLFVLHLALTDLGVALFQVLPQLLWDITYRFEGPDLLCRAVKYLQVLSMFASTYMLLAMTLDRYLAVCHPLRRLQQPSQSTYPLITVPWLLAGVLSLPQVFIFSLREVIEGSGVLDCWADFRFPWGLRAYITWTTLAIFVLPVAVLTACYSLICHEICKNLKVKTQAWRMEGGDWRTWDRPSQSAPAASMRGLPSRVSSISTISRAKIRTVKMTFVIVLAYIACWAPFFSVQMWSVWDENAPDEDSTNVAFTISMLLGNLSSCCNPWIYLGFNSHLLPRPLHQLTCSEGPQPQMSRQLSSGSLSSRRTTLLARSSCPPTLSLSLRGRPGPEESLKDLEQEGGETITEMGIF from the exons ATGGATTCTGGGCCTCCTTGGGCTACTACCAGCTCCACCCTCGGGGGCACCAGCTCTGTCCCCAATGCCACAACACCCTGGCTGGGCCGGGATGAGGAGCTGGCTAAGGTGGAGATCGCAGTCCTAGCCACTGTCCTGGTGCTGGCAACAGGGGGTAACCTGGCCGTGCTGCTGACCCTGGGCCAGCCAGGCCGCAAGCGCTCCCGCATGCACCTGTTTGTGCTACACCTGGCCTTGACTGACCTGGGCGTGGCACTCTTCCAGGTGCTGCCCCAGCTGCTGTGGGACATTACCTACCGCTTTGAGGGCCCTGACCTCCTCTGCCGGGCCGTCAAGTACCTGCAAGTGCTCAGCATGTTCGCCTCCACCTACATGCTGCTGGCCATGACGCTGGACCGCTACCTAGCCGTCTGCCACCCCCTGCGCAGGCTGCAGCAGCCTAGCCAGTCCACCTACCCTCTCATCACTGTGCCCTGGTTGCTAGCCGGTGTCCTCAGCCTCCCTCAAGTCTTCATATTTTCCTTGAGGGAGGTGATCGAGGGCTCAGGGGTGCTGGACTGCTGGGCCGACTTCCGCTTCCCCTGGGGACTACGGGCCTACATCACCTGGACCACTCTGGCCATCTTTGTCCTGCCTGTGGCTGTGCTCACAGCCTGCTATAGCCTCATCTGCCATGAGATCTGTAAGAACCTGAAAGTCAAGACGCAGGCCTGGAGGATGGAAGGAGGGGACTGGAGGACTTGGGACAGGCCATCCCAGTCAGCCCCAGCTGCATCCATGCGGGGGCTGCCATCCCGggtcagcagcatcagcaccatcTCCCGGGCCAAGATCCGAACCGTGAAGATGACCTTTGTCATTGTGCTGGCCTACATCGCCTGCTGGGCACCCTTCTTTAGCGTTCAGATGTGGTCCGTGTGGGACGAGAATGCACCTGATGAAG ATTCGACCAACGTGGCTTTCACCATTTCCATGCTGTTGGGGAACCTCAGCAGCTGCTGCAACCCCTGGATCTACCTGGGCTTCAATAGCCACCTGCTGCCACGCCCCCTGCACCAGCTGACCTGCTCGGAGGGTCCCCAGCCCCAGATGAGCCGGCAGCTCTCCAGCGGGAGCCTCTCAAGCCGCCGCACCACCCTGCTTGCCCGCTCCAGCTGCCCGCCCACCCTCAGCCTCAGCCTCCGTGGGAGGCCTGGGCCTGAAGAGTCACTGAAGGACCTGGAGCAGGAGGGCGGGGAGACCATCACTGAGATGGGTATCTTCTAG